One part of the Flavobacterium phycosphaerae genome encodes these proteins:
- a CDS encoding DUF5675 family protein: MVLELTRTYFPEGTNGKLECEGKKICNTIELPWKKNVRRVSCIPEGKYFIKKRYSGKFGWHLEILGVENRSLILFHPANNAQKELNGCIAPVTKLSGPGLGLMSRKAFKSLKDMVYKSLKRKESVELIVKS; encoded by the coding sequence ATGGTTCTTGAATTGACCAGAACTTATTTCCCCGAAGGAACCAATGGGAAACTCGAATGTGAGGGCAAGAAGATTTGTAATACAATTGAATTGCCTTGGAAGAAAAATGTGAGGAGAGTTTCCTGTATTCCGGAGGGGAAATATTTTATTAAAAAGCGGTACAGTGGCAAATTTGGTTGGCATTTGGAAATCTTAGGTGTTGAAAATAGAAGCTTGATTTTGTTTCATCCTGCGAATAATGCACAAAAGGAATTGAATGGCTGTATTGCTCCTGTAACGAAACTTTCCGGACCAGGTTTAGGGTTAATGTCTCGAAAAGCTTTTAAAAGTTTAAAGGACATGGTTTATAAATCTTTAAAACGAAAGGAAAGTGTCGAGTTAATTGTTAAATCTTAA